The following proteins are encoded in a genomic region of Oncorhynchus keta strain PuntledgeMale-10-30-2019 chromosome 35, Oket_V2, whole genome shotgun sequence:
- the coq6 gene encoding ubiquinone biosynthesis monooxygenase COQ6, mitochondrial, which yields MHSLTKTALSFNGIGRRCVALNRFSETRIICRGLTCTAEHGEHENELYDVIISGGGMVGTAMACSLGLDPNLEGKKILLLEAGNKKVMDKVPDAYSTRVSSISPGSATLLSGVGAWDHIMNMRCKPYQKMQVWDACSDALITFDKENLQDEMAYIVENNIIVAALTKQLENLSDQVRVQYKSKVVKYTWPKSHQVADAIPWVQVTLANGQTLQTKLLIGADGPNSMVRREAGIPTVKWNYDQSAVVAVLHLSEPTENNVAWQRFLPTGPIAMLPLSDTESSLVWSTSHRHAEELLQLDEESFVDSINTAFWSNENHSELVETAGSLFRTALSVLMPSAGSARQLPPSVAGIGPKSRVMFPLGMGHASEYIRHRVALIGDAAHRVHPLAGQGANLGFGDVACLTQLLSQAAFNGKDLGAMQHLLEYETERQRHNLPMMAAIDLMKRLYSTNAAPMVVLRTFGLQATNALPAMKAQIMAFASK from the exons ATGCATAGTCTCACTAAAACGGCACTGTCTTTCAATGGAATCGGGCGGCGGTGTGTTGCTCTGAACCGTTTTTCAGAAACAAGAATCATTTGCAGAGGACTCACGTGCACAGCAGAACACGGGGAACATGAAAATGAGCTCTATGATGTCATTATATCTGGAGGAGGGATGGTTGGGACCGCTATGGCTTGTTCTTTAG GCTTGGATCCAAACTTGGAGGGGAAGAAGATTCTTTTGCTTGAAGCAGGCAACAAGAAAGTGATGGACAAGGTCCCAGACGCCTACAGTACAAGAGTCAGCTCCATCAGCCCGGGCTCTGCCACCCTCCTCAGTG GTGTTGGTGCATGGGATCACATTATGAACATGAGATGTAAGCCCTATCAGAAGATGCAG GTTTGGGATGCCTGCTCTGATGCCCTGATTACATTTGATAAGGAGAACCTGCAGGACGAGATGGCATACATTGTGGAGAACAACATCATTGTGGCAGCCCTGACGAAGCAGCTGGAGAATCTCTCTG ATCAGGTGAGGGTCCAGTACAAATCCAAGGTGGTGAAATACACCTGGCCCAAGTCCCACCAGGTAGCTGACGCCATCCCCTGGGTTCAGGTCACCCTGGCCAACGGACAGACTCTTCAAACCAAACTACTG ATTGGAGCAGATGGGCCAAATTCGATGGTAAGGCGGGAGGCGGGGATACCCACGGTCAAGTGGAATTACGACCAATCAGCTGTTGTGGCTGTCCTGCATCTGTCTGAG CCAACAGAGAACAATGTTGCCTGGCAGAGGTTCCTTCCAACAGGCCCCATAGCAATGTTACCA TTGTCAGACACAGAGAGCTCTTTGGTGTGGTCGACCAGCCACCGCCATGCAGAGGAGCTACTGCAGCTGGATGAGGAGAGCTTCGTGGACTCCATCAACACTGCCTTT TGGAGTAATGAGAACCACAGTGAGCTGGTGGAGACTGCTGGCTCTCTGTTCcgcactgccctgtcagtcctcATGCCGTCTGCAGGCTCGGCACGCCAGCTACCGCCCAGCGTGGCCGGGATCGGCCCGAAGAGTCGGGTCATGTTCCCCCTGGGCATGGGCCATGCGTCAGAGTACATCAGGCACCGGGTGGCACTCATCGG CGATGCAGCACACCGCGTCCACCCTCTAGCTGGCCAGGGAGCCAACCTGGGCTTTGGGGATGTGGCCTGCCTCACTCAGCTCCTGAGCCAGGCGGCCTTTAACGGGAAGGATCTGG gGGCCATGCAGCACCTGTTGGAATATGAGACAGAGCGCCAGCGACACAACCTGCCCATGATGGCTGCCATCGACCTGATGAAACGACTGTACTCTACTAACGCTGCCCCCATGGTTGTCTTACGCACCTTCGGTCTGCAGGCCACGAATGCACTGCCAGCCATGAAA GCTCAGATCATGGCGTTTGCAAGCAAGTGA
- the LOC118368287 gene encoding ectonucleoside triphosphate diphosphohydrolase 5-like has translation MALQMLLLTVMSMSVLAWNFQAKATYHPRQTVHHEHSANMENLLPENLLLEVVPKVLPEVLLEVSHPVNLSRTFYGIMFDAGSTGTRIHIYTFIQKDPVELPVLDNEMYHAVKPGLSAYKDKPEEGGNTIRALLKVAKKTVPEDEWKQTPVVLKATAGLRLLPKEKANALLDEVREVFDESPFFVPNNSVSIMNGTNEGVLAWVTVNFLTGHLYAKTRKTVGILDLGGGSTQITFLPKSKKTVFTAPASYIANINMFNHTLQLYTHSYLGNGLVAARLATLGALEADGLDWKVFTSSCLPKKFREDWTFGGITYKVSGIPDGYAGYKLCYYEVMRVVKGIVHQPFEVKGSSIFYAFSYYFDRAVESGLIDGSRGGMVEVRDFKKRAKEVCNKMTKYRPISPFLCMDMTYITCLLKEGFGFKDNTMLQLAKKVNNVETSWALGATFDHFNNFNIH, from the exons ATGGCTCTTCAAATGCTTCTCCTGACAGTAATGTCAATGTCGGTTCTGGCTTGGAACTTCCAAGCGAAGGCAACCTACCATCCTCGCCAGACAGTCCACCACGAACACTCTGCTAACATGGAAAACCTCCTGCCCGAAAACCTCCTGCTCGAAGTCGTGCCCAAAGTCTTGCCTGAGGTCTTGCTTGAGGTCTCCCATCCTGTCAACCTCAGCCGCACTTTCTATGGGATCATGTTCGATGCTGGGAGCACAGGCACCCGGATCCACATCTATACATTTATCCAGAAAGACCCAG TTGAGCTGCCAGTTCTGGACAATGAGATGTATCATGCGGTGAAGCCTGGTCTGTCTGCCTATAAAGATAAGCCTGAAGAG GGTGGGAACACGATCAGAGCGCTGCTGAAGGTGGCCAAGAAGACTGTGCCAGAGGACGAGTGGAAGCAGACCCCGGTGGTCCTGAAAGCCACGGCCGGGCTCCGCCTCCTGCCCAAGGAGAAGGCTAATGCTCTGCTGGATGAG GTTAGGGAAGTCTTTGACGAGTCCCCCTTCTTTGTACCGAACAACAGTGTCTCCATAATGAATGGAACAAATGAAG GAGTCCTGGCCTGGGTAACAGTGAACTTTTTGACAG GTCACTTGTATGCCAAGACCAGGAAAACAGTGGGGATCCTGGACTTGGGTGGAGGATCTACCCAGATCACTTTCCTTCCAAAATCAAAG AAAACAGTTTTCACTGCCCCAGCCAGTTACATTGCCAACATCAACATGTTCAATCACACTCTACAACTCTATACTCACAG CTACCTTGGAAATGGACTTGTAGCGGCTCGATTGGCAACTCTTGGTGCTTTGGAGGCTGATG GTTTGGATTGGAAAGTTTTCACAAGTTCCTGTCTACCCAAGAAGTTCAGAGAGGACTGGACTTTTGGTGGAATCACCTACAAAGTTAGTGGAATTCCTGACG gcTATGCAGGTTACAAGCTGTGTTACTATGAGGTGATGAGGGTGGTGAAAGGCATCGTGCACCAGCCGTTTGAGGTGAAGGGCAGCAGCATCTTCTATGCCTTCTCCTACTACTTCGACAGAGCTGTGGAGTCAGGCCTCATCG ATGGCAGTCGCGGTGGCATGGTAGAAGTCAGGGATTTCAAGAAGAGAGCCAAAGAAG TGTGCAACAAGATGACCAAGTACCGTCCCATCAGTCCCTTCCTCTGCATGGATATGACATATATCACCTGCCTGTTGAAGGAGGGCTTTGGCTTCAAGGACAACACAATGCTGCAG CTCGCCAAGAAGGTGAACAACGTTGAGACAAGTTGGGCCTTGGGAGCCACATTCGATCATTTTAACAACTTCAACATCCACTAA